In the genome of Marinitoga sp. 1197, one region contains:
- a CDS encoding HTH domain-containing protein, whose translation MKEITEKQKKILEYIEFYIKLRGYPPSMREIKEYFELKSVSTVYSHLKSLEKKGVIELSGKSRGIKIIRKGNSGIIEINGEYKKGKIELYSKPRYIECISEIKLVSSAKILNLISKDDSGEDIILIFNEKLKIIGKILIKEVIEDENSNRF comes from the coding sequence ATGAAGGAAATTACAGAAAAGCAAAAAAAAATCTTAGAATATATAGAATTTTATATCAAATTAAGGGGATATCCTCCATCTATGAGAGAAATAAAAGAATATTTTGAGTTGAAAAGCGTTTCAACGGTTTATTCTCATTTAAAATCTCTTGAAAAAAAAGGAGTTATAGAATTATCTGGAAAATCTCGAGGTATAAAAATTATACGTAAAGGGAATTCTGGTATTATAGAAATTAATGGTGAATACAAAAAAGGAAAAATTGAGTTATATAGTAAACCTAGATATATAGAATGTATTTCTGAAATTAAATTGGTTAGTTCAGCAAAAATATTAAACCTTATTTCAAAGGACGATTCAGGAGAAGACATCATTTTAATATTTAATGAAAAATTAAAAATTATAGGAAAAATATTGATAAAAGAGGTGATTGAAGATGAAAATAGTAATAGGTTCTGA
- a CDS encoding histone deacetylase family protein — protein sequence MKIVYDPRHVFYSPKSEFDGFKLIENMDKPGRIESIKEVLQLKYGDIVIGAKDFPRSYLYFVHSSDYINWLKEKQYTLENNQEYFPRMFGYDFCIDTKTPVSKNTFEMAWISAKCSLTGATLMLEGEELVYSCSRPPGHNAGLSYCGGGSYFNNAALATRYLQKNGDIYIAILDLDFYAGNGTQEIFYEDNTVLTISIHGNPSIHYPYVSGFEWEIGGKDGKGYNINFPLKDNINGRVYLRVLEKALLEIEDFDPDFIIIPFGSNTHEKDISTSFKLKDGDYKEMGEMLSYLNIPKLIIQEGGFNSQINEKVISNLFDGLNI from the coding sequence ATGAAAATAGTTTATGATCCAAGACATGTTTTTTATTCTCCTAAAAGTGAATTTGATGGATTTAAATTAATTGAAAACATGGATAAGCCCGGTAGAATAGAATCAATAAAAGAAGTATTACAATTAAAATATGGTGATATTGTTATAGGGGCAAAAGATTTTCCGCGATCGTATTTATATTTTGTTCATTCATCTGATTATATAAATTGGTTGAAAGAAAAACAATATACTTTAGAAAATAATCAGGAATATTTTCCCAGAATGTTTGGATATGACTTTTGTATAGATACAAAAACACCTGTTAGCAAAAACACATTTGAAATGGCATGGATAAGTGCAAAATGTAGTTTAACAGGTGCGACCTTAATGCTTGAGGGGGAAGAATTGGTATATTCTTGTTCCAGACCCCCGGGGCATAATGCCGGGCTATCATATTGTGGAGGGGGATCATACTTTAACAATGCAGCTCTTGCAACGCGATATCTCCAAAAAAACGGCGATATATATATAGCAATCCTTGATCTGGATTTTTATGCAGGTAATGGTACGCAGGAAATTTTTTATGAGGATAATACTGTTTTGACTATTAGTATTCATGGAAATCCATCAATACATTATCCTTATGTTTCAGGTTTTGAATGGGAAATTGGCGGAAAAGATGGAAAGGGTTATAACATTAATTTCCCTTTAAAAGATAATATAAACGGAAGAGTATATTTACGTGTTTTAGAAAAAGCACTACTTGAAATAGAAGATTTTGATCCGGACTTTATTATAATCCCTTTTGGTAGCAATACGCATGAAAAAGATATTTCAACATCATTTAAATTAAAGGATGGAGATTACAAAGAAATGGGAGAAATGTTATCATATTTAAATATACCAAAACTAATAATTCAAGAAGGAGGTTTTAATTCTCAAATAAATGAAAAAGTTATAAGTAATTTGTTTGACGGATTGAATATTTGA
- the rpiB gene encoding ribose 5-phosphate isomerase B produces MKIVIGSDHAAYKMKEHIKEYLKNKGIEVIDEGPYSEDRVDYPIYAKKVCEKVVNKEADYGILMCGTGLGMSIAANKVKGIRATLAYYPKMAELARQHNNANVLVLGGRTMGFELAEWTVDTFLETSFEGGRHEKRINLISEMEENL; encoded by the coding sequence ATGAAAATAGTAATAGGTTCTGATCATGCAGCTTATAAAATGAAAGAACATATAAAAGAATATTTAAAGAATAAAGGAATTGAAGTTATAGATGAAGGTCCATACTCAGAAGATAGAGTGGATTATCCAATATATGCAAAAAAAGTGTGTGAAAAAGTTGTTAACAAAGAAGCAGATTATGGAATTTTAATGTGTGGAACAGGGCTTGGGATGTCTATTGCAGCAAATAAAGTTAAAGGAATAAGGGCTACTTTGGCTTATTATCCAAAAATGGCAGAACTTGCAAGACAACATAATAATGCTAATGTGTTGGTATTGGGCGGTAGAACAATGGGGTTTGAACTTGCAGAATGGACTGTAGATACATTTTTAGAAACGTCTTTTGAGGGAGGGAGACACGAAAAGAGAATTAATCTCATTTCCGAAATGGAGGAAAATTTATGA